A portion of the Sphaerochaeta pleomorpha str. Grapes genome contains these proteins:
- a CDS encoding sensor histidine kinase yields the protein MSTIMVVSFCFLFSIVLAISTLMISLSVRKSLIQSVFESNTKIMNESVGKIDTLNDIITSVSFYVAGDSRLKQMLKQFPEDQLSQIPLQNEVRYYLTQLWMNRPEIVGISIYLEGISEVNHSTVGVSSLSFAQKYDWLETLGNNRGIIINLPNPVTRGNVVFNSLSLVKILDDNLLPLGYLSFEISAKKVFSQCLEPALASKNSILFAINDDQVIVNHANLDLIGESVASLYPHYNPNGQPALKPIRFKGKQYIQIISKPSKLRWSIVQLIPLDDVFQFKPLLYSFVLLTLAAIALSAGMIFLLSERLTKPLTMLSQAMGSTKPLQATLSKKFLERQNEIGNLYRSYGEMTVRINELFTQLQNSMENQKKLEISALRAQINPHFMYNCLDYINWMAQDEHVPEISRMLTNLSRFMRISLTESNLTCPLSSEVEHVKTYLEIFIVRYKGAFTYEIAVAPELCEVSVPQFILQPLVENSMIHGFGKHFGRAHIKISIQKQEGWIVFDIIDNGIGMDQKKLEEVLSGSHEGSSEHGMKNINDRIRYAISPSLFSGIQLVPSQRGTHIHFALQRTGKSHG from the coding sequence ATGTCCACCATCATGGTCGTTTCCTTTTGTTTTCTCTTTTCGATTGTCTTAGCAATATCTACCCTTATGATTTCCCTTTCCGTAAGAAAATCCCTTATCCAATCGGTATTTGAAAGCAATACCAAAATAATGAATGAATCCGTGGGGAAAATTGATACCCTCAACGACATAATCACCTCTGTCTCCTTCTATGTGGCAGGAGATTCCAGGCTCAAGCAAATGCTCAAACAATTCCCTGAAGACCAACTCAGCCAGATTCCCCTGCAAAACGAGGTACGTTATTACCTTACCCAATTATGGATGAACAGGCCCGAAATCGTTGGGATTAGTATTTATCTGGAAGGAATTTCCGAGGTCAACCATAGTACTGTCGGGGTAAGTTCACTGTCCTTTGCCCAAAAATATGACTGGCTTGAAACACTGGGAAACAACCGGGGGATCATCATCAACCTGCCCAATCCCGTAACACGGGGGAATGTAGTTTTCAATTCCCTTTCGCTCGTCAAGATACTGGACGACAATTTGCTTCCGCTGGGATATCTCTCGTTTGAAATCTCTGCAAAGAAAGTATTTTCCCAATGCCTTGAGCCAGCCCTTGCCTCCAAGAATTCTATATTATTTGCAATCAACGATGACCAGGTTATTGTCAATCATGCAAACTTGGATTTAATCGGGGAATCGGTAGCTTCTCTGTATCCTCATTACAACCCAAACGGGCAACCGGCCTTAAAACCCATCCGCTTCAAGGGCAAGCAATACATACAGATTATCAGCAAACCAAGTAAGCTGCGCTGGAGCATTGTGCAGTTGATTCCCCTGGACGATGTGTTTCAGTTCAAGCCCCTGCTCTATTCATTCGTGTTGCTCACCTTAGCGGCAATTGCCCTGTCTGCGGGAATGATCTTTCTACTCTCGGAGAGACTCACAAAACCCCTAACTATGCTTTCCCAGGCAATGGGATCGACCAAACCTCTGCAAGCGACACTTTCTAAAAAATTTTTGGAACGCCAAAACGAAATAGGAAACCTCTACAGAAGCTATGGAGAGATGACCGTTCGAATCAATGAACTCTTCACCCAGCTGCAAAATTCTATGGAAAATCAGAAGAAACTGGAAATAAGTGCATTGAGAGCTCAGATAAACCCTCATTTCATGTATAATTGCCTCGATTATATTAACTGGATGGCTCAGGATGAGCATGTACCTGAGATATCCAGGATGCTAACCAATCTCAGCAGGTTTATGAGAATCAGTCTTACGGAAAGCAACCTTACTTGTCCACTTTCCTCCGAAGTGGAGCATGTTAAAACCTATCTGGAAATATTCATTGTCCGCTATAAAGGAGCCTTCACCTACGAGATTGCAGTAGCCCCTGAGTTATGTGAAGTATCGGTACCGCAATTCATCCTGCAACCCTTGGTTGAGAATTCCATGATTCATGGGTTTGGAAAACACTTCGGTCGGGCCCACATCAAAATATCCATACAAAAACAGGAAGGCTGGATAGTTTTCGATATTATTGACAATGGAATCGGGATGGACCAGAAGAAATTGGAGGAAGTACTTTCCGGCTCTCATGAGGGTTCATCAGAGCATGGCATGAAGAATATCAATGACCGTATCCGGTATGCCATCTCTCCCTCACTTTTTAGCGGTATCCAGTTGGTCCCATCCCAGAGAGGGACCCATATTCATTTTGCACTACAACGTACGGGGAAAAGCCATGGGTAA
- a CDS encoding response regulator transcription factor, whose amino-acid sequence MGKVIKLLIVDDEEYVVSALKRHLSWDKLGIEVVGEAYGGKEGIEKALQLKPDCVLTDISMPSMDGISMIEQLYLLGFHPYFLIYTGYNDFEYAKRAIKFGVCDYILKPALPEEIEASLALIVARIQDETNRSQEHAQLRKDFEDSKQQLFLPFLSDLLEGRLLTYEEFAQKDQFFHSALQGKDYVVVGIHLDNAYEVFINEKIEDQLYTLYHISSFASSLLPGKTWSTGFMSNTAYFLCAVQTDTIDTDKLIGISTRILNFCNQVGNLNLSVRISISETVHVFDSIATAYRQAKEYIRESSGNQVISCRENPQEFSYSPLSWAFDKEAFIDAILLGNEPLALNLLDQFFKKISQLPPPQDIYLTPLLCELVGSTTVTLLQHGIESDPGAYITLLQKNSTIHEAQTKVTDYFKKLIETIQSRELAKNYQVVQKMMAFTRKNYRSGITLNEIAEYLQFTPNYLSTLFSKSTGISYSHYLTKFRMQKAKEFLESGRYKVYEVGDLVGYHNPEYFTKVFKEFVGVPPSSYVK is encoded by the coding sequence ATGGGTAAGGTCATAAAGCTACTTATTGTAGATGATGAAGAATACGTCGTCAGTGCCCTTAAACGTCATCTGTCCTGGGATAAACTGGGAATTGAAGTAGTTGGGGAAGCCTATGGTGGGAAAGAGGGCATCGAGAAAGCTTTGCAATTGAAACCAGATTGTGTCCTTACCGATATCAGTATGCCCTCCATGGATGGAATCTCTATGATCGAACAGTTGTACCTACTTGGCTTTCATCCCTATTTTCTTATTTATACCGGATACAATGATTTTGAATATGCAAAACGGGCCATAAAATTCGGAGTCTGCGATTATATCCTCAAACCTGCACTCCCTGAAGAAATAGAGGCTTCATTGGCTCTCATTGTTGCCCGTATCCAGGATGAAACCAACCGCAGCCAGGAACATGCTCAATTGAGAAAGGATTTTGAGGATAGCAAACAACAATTGTTCTTGCCATTTCTGTCTGATCTTCTGGAAGGAAGACTGCTTACCTATGAGGAGTTCGCCCAGAAAGACCAGTTTTTTCATTCTGCATTGCAGGGTAAGGACTATGTGGTCGTAGGAATTCATCTTGATAACGCCTATGAGGTCTTTATCAACGAAAAGATCGAGGACCAGTTGTATACGCTCTACCATATCTCATCCTTTGCAAGCTCCCTATTGCCGGGAAAAACATGGTCTACGGGATTTATGAGTAACACAGCTTATTTTTTATGTGCGGTCCAGACCGATACCATCGATACAGACAAGCTGATAGGAATCTCCACCAGAATCCTGAACTTCTGCAACCAAGTTGGGAATTTGAATCTTTCAGTCCGGATAAGCATCAGCGAGACAGTCCATGTATTTGACTCTATTGCCACAGCGTATCGGCAAGCCAAGGAATATATACGGGAAAGCTCAGGCAATCAGGTCATCTCATGCAGGGAAAACCCACAGGAGTTTTCCTATTCCCCCCTTTCCTGGGCCTTTGACAAGGAAGCCTTCATAGATGCCATTCTTTTGGGAAACGAACCTTTGGCCTTAAATCTGCTGGATCAGTTCTTCAAAAAGATATCCCAATTGCCACCGCCCCAGGACATATACCTTACCCCTTTGCTTTGCGAACTGGTAGGATCAACTACGGTCACGTTGCTGCAACATGGGATAGAATCCGATCCGGGAGCCTATATAACACTCTTGCAGAAAAACAGTACAATCCACGAAGCACAGACAAAAGTGACAGACTATTTTAAAAAGTTGATCGAAACTATCCAGAGCCGCGAACTGGCAAAGAATTATCAGGTAGTCCAAAAAATGATGGCTTTTACCCGCAAGAATTACCGCAGTGGCATCACGCTCAATGAAATCGCCGAATATCTCCAATTCACCCCCAACTATCTATCTACGCTGTTTTCGAAATCCACAGGGATCAGTTATTCCCATTACCTCACAAAATTCAGGATGCAGAAGGCAAAGGAATTCCTTGAGAGCGGGAGATATAAAGTATATGAGGTAGGGGATCTCGTAGGGTACCATAACCCTGAGTACTTCACAAAGGTGTTTAAGGAATTTGTCGGAGTACCTCCTTCTTCCTACGTAAAATAG
- a CDS encoding ABC transporter substrate-binding protein, translated as MKKVRFTVVLILLLASAGIAFAAGTAETTAAPQQKVKITVWGPLENYSEAEKLSWNFCVEEFKKRNPDIEIESIFSPAGTDYRQQYDKALMAGEAPTVTNLLPYVDVQTRAANGMIADISDFVDNWDLKKQGIVNPAMDEALQYNGKWYGVMDYVYLAGTVYNKTALKAGGGDVSKLPKTWDEFTSLGQKITDLKTPRFGYLLLGMEWNAWPFTPWVWSAGGEMVIPNGNGTYKVGFSEEPGVDAAMLWHDMIWKYHMTQKDVLKSWNDLRDDMHSGRGVFAFGRMDHYASDAEKKYGIPQSTFGIIPIPAKDASQKQVSIAGGNAWIFSPTATPAELDAAWKFVQLFDYDKDFQIKKWEYENSIGGINNRIPPRVDIIDTKFSMATSWPEGWAEEFSVISATARMEPWCPNWNNLKNILAPVLQKILLTENISRNEVRDLLTQAANEAYKMYPDTFRK; from the coding sequence ATGAAAAAGGTCAGGTTTACAGTAGTACTGATTCTGTTGCTTGCAAGTGCAGGGATTGCCTTTGCAGCAGGAACTGCCGAAACAACTGCAGCTCCTCAGCAAAAGGTAAAGATCACGGTTTGGGGGCCCCTGGAGAATTATAGTGAAGCTGAAAAGCTGTCTTGGAACTTCTGTGTTGAAGAATTTAAAAAGAGGAACCCGGATATTGAGATTGAGAGTATCTTCTCTCCTGCAGGAACCGATTATCGCCAACAGTATGATAAGGCCTTGATGGCAGGTGAAGCTCCTACCGTTACCAATTTGCTTCCGTATGTCGACGTTCAGACCCGTGCCGCCAATGGCATGATTGCGGATATTTCCGACTTTGTCGACAATTGGGATCTGAAAAAACAAGGCATTGTAAACCCTGCCATGGACGAAGCCCTGCAATATAATGGCAAATGGTATGGGGTAATGGACTATGTATATCTTGCAGGAACCGTATATAACAAGACGGCTCTCAAAGCAGGCGGCGGGGATGTCTCAAAGCTTCCCAAGACATGGGATGAATTCACTTCCCTGGGCCAGAAAATCACCGACCTCAAAACACCTCGCTTTGGATATCTGTTATTGGGCATGGAATGGAATGCCTGGCCCTTTACCCCTTGGGTATGGTCTGCAGGAGGGGAGATGGTCATTCCCAACGGAAACGGGACCTATAAAGTCGGTTTCTCCGAGGAACCCGGAGTCGATGCCGCCATGCTCTGGCATGACATGATCTGGAAATATCACATGACTCAGAAAGACGTATTGAAGTCCTGGAATGATTTGCGTGACGACATGCATTCCGGTCGTGGCGTATTCGCTTTCGGCCGTATGGACCATTATGCTTCCGATGCCGAAAAGAAATACGGGATACCCCAGAGCACCTTTGGTATCATCCCTATTCCAGCCAAGGATGCAAGCCAGAAACAGGTATCCATTGCCGGTGGTAATGCATGGATCTTCAGTCCTACTGCTACCCCTGCAGAGTTGGATGCAGCCTGGAAGTTTGTACAGCTCTTTGACTATGACAAAGATTTCCAGATAAAAAAATGGGAATATGAGAACTCCATCGGAGGAATAAACAACAGGATTCCTCCCCGCGTCGATATCATCGACACCAAGTTCTCCATGGCAACAAGCTGGCCAGAAGGCTGGGCAGAAGAGTTTAGCGTTATCTCCGCAACTGCCCGTATGGAACCTTGGTGCCCTAACTGGAACAATTTGAAGAACATATTGGCACCTGTACTGCAAAAGATTCTTCTTACTGAGAATATCTCCCGTAACGAAGTCAGGGACCTTCTTACCCAGGCTGCTAACGAAGCCTATAAAATGTATCCCGATACATTCCGCAAGTAA
- a CDS encoding carbohydrate ABC transporter permease: protein MKKKYRWNPGWLFIIPALIAFILFKYYPILSGIAISFFKYKIMSPPGTFIGLDNYIRAFKDPYVLNALKNNLEFWFIMLLINFWVPLVLAIMVNEVKKYKGLIRTLYYIPAIIPSVVVTVLWKYIWQPDYGLANFFMDKVHLPHQLWLNSIPLVKWCMRFPYLFIFAGLTAGMDFIIYLASLNNVSKEMYESAQLDGAGFWSKLCHLTLPTIRPTISMLLITDTIAIFNLFDEPKIMTGGGPAKSTETLVLYAFDKAYTSGEYSYAITITTIAFLIVFLLTVVQMKIQDKANK from the coding sequence ATGAAAAAAAAATACCGATGGAACCCTGGATGGTTGTTCATCATCCCCGCTTTGATTGCTTTTATCTTGTTCAAGTATTACCCGATTCTATCCGGTATTGCAATTAGCTTCTTCAAGTATAAGATTATGAGTCCTCCCGGTACTTTCATCGGATTGGACAATTATATACGGGCATTTAAAGATCCATACGTTCTCAACGCTTTGAAAAACAATCTGGAATTCTGGTTTATCATGCTGCTGATAAATTTCTGGGTGCCTCTCGTTCTTGCCATCATGGTAAATGAAGTCAAGAAATACAAAGGCTTGATCAGAACCCTTTACTATATTCCCGCCATTATTCCTTCGGTAGTGGTGACTGTGCTCTGGAAGTATATCTGGCAACCCGACTACGGCTTAGCTAATTTCTTCATGGATAAGGTACATCTTCCCCACCAACTATGGTTGAATTCCATTCCCTTGGTTAAATGGTGTATGCGATTTCCTTATCTGTTTATCTTCGCAGGATTGACAGCCGGGATGGATTTCATCATCTATCTGGCGAGTCTTAATAATGTTTCCAAGGAGATGTATGAATCGGCACAACTAGATGGGGCCGGTTTCTGGTCAAAATTATGTCATCTTACACTTCCGACGATACGACCAACCATTTCCATGCTGCTTATCACCGATACCATTGCCATTTTCAACTTGTTCGATGAGCCGAAAATAATGACCGGTGGAGGTCCTGCGAAATCTACGGAGACCCTTGTTCTGTATGCTTTTGACAAGGCGTACACAAGCGGGGAGTATAGTTATGCGATTACCATCACTACAATTGCCTTTCTCATCGTATTCCTGCTTACGGTGGTCCAAATGAAAATCCAAGATAAGGCAAATAAGTAA
- a CDS encoding carbohydrate ABC transporter permease, producing MPIIQDSERSRGQGKRIYIGIIVILLVCIPFQVLPHLWMFFGMFKDKLEVMTFPPSLFPRQFFWGNISETFVTFDLWNNIKNTVIICGGTILVQVSISSLCAFGLSKLKIKHSNGLLLFFIGTMMISNQATIIPTFLMMNDWGLINSFWSVILTFSAWGWMVFLFKNFFDTLPEALMDAAKIDGANNLTIFIRIVFPLSLPVFSIAVLNTFNVVYSQFMVPLMLLPAKDKWPLMLQIYTATVSAVPWNQVMVLLTTASLPLIIIYIFCQKYVVEGVVMTGIKG from the coding sequence ATGCCAATCATTCAAGATTCGGAACGAAGCAGAGGACAAGGAAAGCGGATATATATCGGGATTATTGTCATCCTATTGGTATGTATTCCCTTCCAGGTTCTTCCTCACCTGTGGATGTTCTTTGGGATGTTCAAGGATAAACTGGAAGTGATGACTTTCCCCCCTTCTCTTTTTCCCCGACAGTTTTTTTGGGGAAATATCTCCGAGACATTTGTGACTTTTGATCTATGGAACAATATAAAGAATACCGTCATAATCTGCGGGGGAACAATCCTCGTACAGGTTAGTATCAGTTCCTTATGTGCGTTTGGGCTCTCCAAACTGAAAATAAAACATTCGAACGGTTTGTTGCTATTTTTCATCGGGACGATGATGATCAGCAACCAGGCCACGATCATCCCGACTTTTCTGATGATGAACGACTGGGGGCTCATCAATAGCTTCTGGTCGGTAATCTTGACATTCTCAGCCTGGGGTTGGATGGTTTTCTTGTTCAAGAATTTCTTCGACACTCTCCCTGAGGCATTGATGGATGCAGCAAAGATTGATGGAGCCAACAACTTAACTATTTTTATCCGGATTGTATTTCCTTTGTCGCTCCCAGTGTTCTCCATTGCAGTGCTCAATACTTTCAACGTGGTCTACAGCCAGTTCATGGTTCCCTTGATGCTACTCCCTGCCAAGGATAAGTGGCCGCTGATGTTGCAAATCTATACGGCAACGGTGTCGGCTGTTCCTTGGAACCAGGTAATGGTCTTGCTTACCACTGCGTCCCTGCCGCTTATCATTATCTATATTTTCTGCCAGAAATATGTTGTTGAAGGGGTTGTTATGACAGGAATCAAAGGTTAA
- a CDS encoding single-stranded DNA-binding protein, with translation MDDVDSLLKTALSEAKNLQEGESFLLKDLFKGYLWNRISRGDRLLIGSLFLRYVSSHDCHIAVIHKGASGQQRYQKN, from the coding sequence ATGGATGATGTAGACTCATTATTGAAGACAGCCCTCAGCGAAGCAAAGAACCTGCAGGAAGGGGAAAGCTTTTTACTCAAGGATCTGTTCAAAGGCTACCTTTGGAACAGGATCAGCAGAGGCGACAGGCTTCTCATCGGTTCCCTGTTTCTCCGTTACGTCAGTAGCCATGATTGTCATATCGCTGTGATACACAAAGGGGCCTCAGGGCAACAGCGGTATCAGAAGAATTGA
- a CDS encoding transposase, with product MPRRKRDDVPNTIHHVIQRGNNRNYIYENTRDKKEFLSLLSTAVATYDVTLLQYALMDNHYHLLVRLGDQPLADMIWFLNRNYSLYYNQRYNRIGTIYGGRYKSYRISEKEKFFSTVRYIVRNPVKAALCLTPVQYRWSGHASVLDKESGIIDRVALFAYFSPDENLALRQYRECTEHETWSAQVGFNAILDRKGETEERLTCLLDRFLFERNLAGQQKMLLSGARTPLSRELRKDFILLAIADGHALKDIAAFLHVSHETVRRIGKS from the coding sequence ATGCCCAGGCGAAAAAGGGACGATGTTCCTAATACCATCCACCACGTTATCCAACGGGGCAACAACCGCAACTACATCTATGAGAATACCCGTGACAAGAAAGAATTCCTTTCACTCCTTTCGACTGCGGTTGCCACCTATGATGTCACCTTGCTGCAATATGCCCTCATGGACAACCACTACCACCTGCTTGTCAGGCTGGGAGACCAGCCATTGGCAGATATGATCTGGTTCTTGAACAGGAACTACAGCCTCTACTACAACCAGCGTTACAATCGTATCGGGACCATCTATGGCGGCAGGTACAAAAGCTATCGTATCTCAGAAAAAGAAAAGTTTTTCAGCACGGTCCGCTACATTGTCAGGAACCCCGTAAAGGCAGCTCTCTGTTTGACCCCCGTGCAATACCGTTGGAGCGGACATGCCTCGGTGCTCGACAAGGAATCGGGTATTATCGACAGGGTTGCCTTGTTTGCCTATTTCTCCCCTGATGAGAACCTTGCACTCAGGCAATACAGGGAGTGCACCGAGCATGAAACATGGTCGGCACAGGTCGGGTTCAATGCGATTCTCGATCGTAAGGGCGAGACAGAGGAACGCCTCACCTGCCTTCTTGACCGGTTTCTCTTTGAACGGAATCTTGCAGGACAGCAGAAGATGTTGCTCTCGGGAGCAAGGACACCTCTTTCCCGTGAACTGAGGAAAGATTTCATCCTTCTTGCCATAGCAGATGGCCATGCACTGAAAGATATCGCTGCCTTTCTACATGTCAGCCATGAGACAGTACGCAGGATAGGGAAGAGTTGA
- a CDS encoding YifB family Mg chelatase-like AAA ATPase has product MATVIRSLGISGIGGYPLGVEVAIIAGLATTTIVGLGDSAIKEAKDRMEACTEELGYAYPTKKVVANLSPSDIRKRGAYLDLPMLIGLLVESGQVRPSIEAWGETAFVGGISTTGNLVGFDGVLPMAIQARKLSWKKLVVPIDCSDEASLVTDLDVIACDTVTQVISYLETRLHLSPHRPKQDPGQSEKRGKEGDYSDVIGHEEILPYLAAAVAGNHNLLLVGVPGCGKSMMSRLLPTILPPMSEQEILEVSSIYSIAGELDGHELKHNRPFRSPHYNMSAQALIGGGVNAKPGEVTLAHRGVLFPDELPEFGRKTLESLRLPLEDRRVTISRVNQTNRYPSDFMLVAAMNPCPCGYAGTNRCECTPYAIRAYRQRISGPILDRIDMQKYVGRVDFSDGHLMSGSISSETLRNTVMIARERQLHRFKKGGESIATNSEMNSSHLRRYCALDDDSAILLQRTYERDNLSVRARYKTLKLARTFADIAGSDQIRRQHLLKALFSRDLERESRHV; this is encoded by the coding sequence ATGGCAACAGTGATCAGGAGCCTGGGCATCAGCGGCATCGGGGGATATCCTTTGGGTGTGGAGGTCGCCATCATCGCCGGATTGGCGACGACCACCATCGTCGGTCTTGGGGACAGCGCCATCAAGGAGGCAAAGGACCGCATGGAAGCCTGCACCGAGGAACTCGGGTATGCCTATCCCACCAAGAAGGTCGTGGCCAACCTCAGTCCCAGCGACATACGCAAACGGGGGGCCTACCTCGATCTTCCCATGCTCATTGGCCTGCTCGTGGAATCGGGGCAGGTAAGGCCGAGCATCGAGGCGTGGGGGGAGACCGCCTTTGTCGGCGGCATCAGCACCACCGGAAACCTCGTCGGATTCGACGGGGTATTGCCCATGGCAATCCAGGCCCGCAAGCTTAGCTGGAAGAAACTGGTCGTCCCCATCGATTGCTCCGATGAAGCCTCCCTGGTCACCGACCTTGATGTCATTGCCTGCGATACCGTCACCCAGGTCATCTCCTACCTCGAAACAAGGCTCCACCTTAGCCCCCACCGGCCGAAACAAGATCCAGGGCAAAGCGAGAAAAGAGGCAAGGAAGGCGATTACTCCGATGTTATCGGGCATGAGGAAATCCTTCCCTACCTTGCAGCGGCCGTCGCAGGGAACCACAACCTTCTGCTGGTAGGTGTGCCCGGTTGTGGTAAATCGATGATGAGCCGGTTGCTGCCTACCATCCTTCCTCCCATGAGTGAGCAGGAAATCCTGGAGGTTTCCTCGATTTACAGCATCGCAGGCGAACTCGACGGCCATGAACTCAAGCATAACAGGCCCTTCCGTTCCCCCCACTACAACATGTCGGCACAGGCCCTCATCGGCGGAGGAGTCAATGCCAAACCCGGGGAAGTGACCCTTGCCCACCGTGGCGTCCTGTTCCCGGATGAACTGCCCGAGTTCGGCAGGAAAACCCTCGAGTCCCTGCGGTTGCCACTCGAGGACCGCCGCGTGACCATAAGCCGTGTCAACCAGACCAACAGGTACCCCTCCGACTTCATGCTCGTCGCAGCCATGAACCCCTGTCCTTGCGGCTATGCTGGCACCAACCGCTGTGAGTGCACCCCCTATGCAATCCGCGCCTATCGGCAACGAATTTCCGGACCGATCCTCGACCGAATCGACATGCAAAAGTATGTGGGGAGGGTCGATTTCAGTGACGGCCACCTCATGAGTGGCTCGATCAGCTCCGAAACGCTGCGGAACACCGTAATGATCGCACGAGAACGCCAGCTTCACCGGTTCAAGAAAGGAGGGGAGTCGATCGCAACCAACTCAGAGATGAACAGTTCCCACCTTCGCCGGTACTGCGCCCTGGACGATGACAGTGCAATCCTTTTGCAAAGGACCTATGAACGTGACAACCTCTCGGTCCGGGCCCGGTACAAGACCCTCAAGCTCGCCAGGACCTTTGCCGATATCGCCGGCAGCGACCAGATCAGGCGCCAGCATCTGCTCAAAGCCCTCTTCTCCCGTGACCTTGAGAGGGAGAGCCGCCATGTCTGA
- a CDS encoding ATP-binding protein, with the protein MFNRPLYYEKIKPFIGKPFIKIISGIRRCGKSTMMLLIQQLMADEGVKREQIISINFESMKYYHLRSSIALYEYVSELVKTMETPAYLFFDEIQIVKDWEEAVNSLFLDFQVDVYITGSNSQLLSSELSTLLTGRCIHIQMQVLSFTEMLTFRSTLQETQQDLLWLYIRRGGFPAVHLSIDYDEKATYMILNDIFDSIVLRDVVQRYKIRDVELLRRILNFIADSVGSTISAKRIADYFKSQARSVDMNTVYTYLDALVSSFLITRVQRYDIQGKELLKTQEKYYLADTGLQHAVFGYKDRHISGILENIVYNELVRRGYTVYIGKLGTQEVDFVAEQPPRKLYVQVAFKLESEETVQREFAPLLAIRDSYPKFVVTMDQNFHDTLEGVQHIGLHQFLTDEKIV; encoded by the coding sequence ATGTTCAACAGACCACTTTACTATGAGAAAATCAAACCGTTTATCGGGAAACCCTTTATAAAGATTATTTCAGGGATACGCCGATGTGGGAAATCGACCATGATGCTGCTGATTCAACAGCTGATGGCTGATGAGGGTGTGAAGAGAGAACAAATCATCTCCATCAATTTCGAAAGTATGAAATACTACCACTTGCGTTCTTCGATCGCTTTATACGAATACGTGTCAGAACTTGTAAAAACCATGGAGACCCCTGCGTATTTGTTTTTTGACGAGATACAAATCGTTAAGGATTGGGAAGAAGCGGTAAACTCACTGTTCCTCGATTTTCAGGTTGATGTCTATATTACTGGTTCAAACTCACAGTTGCTCTCATCAGAGCTCTCCACCTTGCTTACTGGTCGATGCATACATATCCAGATGCAGGTATTGTCCTTTACCGAGATGTTGACATTCAGATCCACTTTGCAGGAAACACAACAGGATCTGCTTTGGTTGTATATCAGGCGGGGAGGTTTTCCTGCCGTCCATCTCTCCATTGATTACGATGAGAAGGCAACCTACATGATTCTCAACGACATCTTCGATTCAATCGTCCTGCGTGATGTTGTCCAGCGGTACAAGATACGGGATGTCGAGTTGTTGCGCAGGATTTTGAACTTCATCGCTGATTCAGTTGGAAGCACTATTTCTGCAAAACGCATTGCAGATTATTTCAAGAGCCAAGCAAGATCAGTCGATATGAACACGGTCTATACCTATCTTGACGCATTGGTAAGCTCTTTTTTGATCACCAGAGTCCAACGTTATGACATACAGGGAAAAGAACTGCTGAAAACACAAGAAAAATACTATCTTGCGGACACCGGTCTCCAGCATGCTGTCTTTGGGTATAAGGATAGGCACATCTCCGGCATATTGGAGAACATCGTCTACAACGAGTTGGTCAGACGAGGATATACAGTATACATCGGAAAGCTGGGCACCCAAGAGGTTGATTTTGTTGCAGAGCAACCTCCGAGGAAACTGTATGTACAGGTCGCATTCAAGCTTGAAAGTGAGGAGACAGTGCAAAGAGAGTTTGCACCGCTGCTCGCAATCCGTGACTCCTACCCAAAATTTGTGGTAACGATGGATCAAAACTTCCATGACACCTTAGAGGGAGTGCAGCATATTGGGTTGCATCAGTTCCTTACAGATGAGAAAATCGTTTAG